Proteins encoded together in one Peribacillus asahii window:
- a CDS encoding TIGR01457 family HAD-type hydrolase produces MKSYKGYLIDLDGTMYRGSEQIAEAAGFIDELRQRNIPYLFVTNNSSRTPAQVAEKLRNFGIETDNKQVFTTSMATANFIAERKADATVYVIGEEGIRNALQEKGLELVEENADFLVMGIDRAIDYEKLTKACLVVRNGAAFISTNGDIAIPTERGLQPGNGAITSVVAVSTQVKPIFIGKPESIIIEQALQVLGVSKEEVIMVGDNYDTDIMAGINAGMDTLLVHTGVTKKEHLLQYEKQPTFVVDTLADWQFE; encoded by the coding sequence ATGAAATCTTATAAAGGGTATTTGATTGATTTAGATGGGACGATGTATCGTGGATCTGAGCAAATAGCTGAAGCTGCAGGATTTATCGATGAATTGCGCCAACGAAACATTCCTTATTTATTCGTCACCAATAATTCTTCGCGTACACCTGCGCAAGTGGCAGAGAAATTACGGAATTTTGGGATAGAGACAGACAATAAACAAGTATTTACTACAAGCATGGCCACAGCGAATTTTATTGCGGAAAGAAAGGCTGATGCAACGGTATATGTGATCGGTGAAGAGGGCATTCGAAACGCTTTACAGGAAAAAGGGCTAGAGCTTGTGGAAGAGAATGCAGATTTTCTCGTTATGGGGATTGATCGAGCTATCGATTACGAAAAATTAACAAAGGCTTGCTTAGTTGTGAGAAATGGTGCTGCATTCATCTCGACCAATGGGGATATTGCCATTCCAACTGAACGCGGACTGCAGCCTGGAAATGGTGCCATCACATCGGTTGTGGCGGTGTCGACGCAAGTAAAACCGATTTTCATTGGTAAGCCGGAATCGATTATTATTGAGCAGGCGTTACAGGTATTAGGTGTCTCAAAAGAAGAAGTCATTATGGTTGGAGATAATTATGATACAGATATTATGGCAGGAATCAATGCAGGGATGGATACTTTACTCGTTCATACAGGAGTGACGAAAAAAGAACACTTGCTGCAATATGAAAAACAACCAACCTTTGTTGTCGATACACTGGCTGATTGGCAGTTTGAATAG
- a CDS encoding EAL domain-containing protein: protein MIQAVNVSFSQGYEVAVIVFDIQDVLQFKEEMGKQQYDTYIKQLKKAFKKAIVDRIPKEDILILHDYNSDNVTFLMRIDCTEKKSRELDEIIYMITANVQEHLQEISPQFKSSFITGYMFVEKSQYPTEHAVNRAYKQAVIMTEEKKKAGFSGLMMTIDDIISNQHIRLMVQPIVEVATNQMKAHEVLTRGPAGTDLENPLALFSAARQTGRLYELEQIVLEKTFRQVSENDLLKQVFINLTPVTIENLRFPTDIKAMLDKYPSISAEQFVLEITEREAINHIDYFIANIQSLRQLGFQIAVDDTGAGYSNLNTIIEIMPDIIKIDRSVIQNIDSSTVKESMLKGLLLIAKETGSIVVAEGIESKGEAMVLSKNNVDLAQGYFYARPTGVEKLKVSS from the coding sequence ATGATACAAGCAGTAAATGTATCGTTTTCACAAGGATATGAAGTAGCCGTCATTGTGTTTGATATTCAAGATGTACTTCAATTCAAAGAAGAGATGGGTAAACAGCAATATGATACCTATATCAAACAGTTAAAAAAGGCATTCAAAAAAGCAATTGTAGATAGAATACCGAAAGAAGATATTCTTATTTTGCATGATTATAACAGCGATAACGTTACATTCCTTATGCGGATAGATTGTACGGAGAAAAAGTCACGTGAACTGGATGAGATTATTTATATGATTACAGCAAATGTTCAAGAACATTTGCAAGAGATAAGTCCGCAATTTAAGTCCTCGTTTATAACCGGCTATATGTTTGTTGAGAAGAGCCAGTATCCAACTGAACATGCTGTGAATAGAGCTTATAAGCAAGCGGTTATAATGACGGAAGAAAAGAAGAAAGCTGGATTTAGTGGATTAATGATGACGATAGATGACATTATTTCTAATCAACATATTCGATTGATGGTACAACCTATAGTTGAAGTAGCTACGAATCAGATGAAAGCTCATGAAGTGCTTACCCGTGGGCCAGCCGGGACAGATTTAGAAAATCCGTTAGCATTATTCTCAGCGGCCAGGCAAACAGGGAGGCTCTATGAATTAGAGCAAATCGTACTAGAAAAAACGTTTAGGCAGGTTTCAGAAAATGATTTATTGAAGCAAGTATTTATTAATCTTACACCTGTTACAATTGAGAATTTACGCTTTCCAACAGACATTAAGGCGATGTTAGACAAGTATCCAAGTATTTCAGCTGAGCAATTTGTCCTTGAAATTACGGAGCGGGAGGCCATTAATCATATAGATTATTTTATTGCCAATATTCAAAGCTTAAGACAATTAGGTTTCCAAATTGCTGTCGATGATACAGGCGCAGGTTATTCAAATTTAAATACTATTATTGAAATTATGCCGGATATTATTAAAATTGATCGCTCTGTTATTCAAAATATTGATAGTAGTACCGTAAAAGAGTCGATGTTAAAGGGACTTTTATTAATTGCGAAGGAAACAGGTTCGATTGTTGTAGCTGAAGGAATTGAGAGTAAAGGGGAAGCTATGGTATTATCAAAGAATAATGTTGATTTGGCACAAGGATATTTCTACGCAAGACCTACAGGTGTGGAGAAACTTAAAGTGTCATCTTAG
- a CDS encoding DUF86 domain-containing protein, with product MYFVDRQKIEQILCFLEAQLSRLEQKKEWNDELSQLALERIVQTSIDSVLDVGNAMIDGFIMRDPGSYEDIVDILLDEKVISEEIATQFKNVLPLRKMLIQDYIEVSHEQLQTVFTANLAAFTQYPELIRTYLTNELGAVSAFKN from the coding sequence ATGTACTTTGTAGACCGACAAAAAATTGAACAAATTTTATGTTTCCTTGAGGCCCAGTTATCGAGGTTAGAACAAAAAAAAGAATGGAATGATGAGCTGTCACAATTGGCTTTGGAAAGGATTGTTCAAACGTCTATTGATTCTGTTTTGGATGTGGGCAATGCGATGATTGATGGTTTTATTATGAGGGACCCTGGTAGTTATGAAGATATTGTGGATATTTTACTTGATGAGAAAGTAATTAGCGAGGAAATTGCGACACAATTTAAAAATGTGCTGCCACTTCGCAAAATGCTTATCCAAGATTATATTGAAGTGTCGCATGAACAGTTACAGACTGTATTTACAGCTAATCTTGCAGCGTTTACTCAATATCCGGAGTTAATTAGAACATACTTAACTAATGAATTAGGAGCTGTTTCTGCTTTTAAAAATTAG